In the Natronobacterium texcoconense genome, one interval contains:
- a CDS encoding VirB4 family type IV secretion system protein produces the protein MNDKVAVIDRDALLSVLKVSPVNLDMATETDQNALHQFFRELLDKVPYPIYLYSRQSPTDLGPYIERITGGEGHEKLRSEYVDHLRSLSQSDLVETRHFIAVRTTDQYESPGKELYRRIREIRSTLQGFDLEVEQVTGRDLFEFLKQEFNPSPVSTREFCTTSDSGFNTYRKLLYVDEYPRRIGFGWPRHVQRVDGLVDIAQVFEPVSIDTAVDKLRRQSRKLDAEITAFQQHGHRGTNHLERSLSDVEWFLDLLADQECLPVRHGCYITVHGTDRGQVEATSSRVESQLRALGIEYQEPMYRNDHAYYTDSVFYRDRLDEKLLMPTVSAATGFPFSSQPLENDTGVLYGVDVESNSPVVVDRFSWSSHSMAVTGTLGAGKSYLAQLELLRSVLAYPGLRIVVVDPKKEFRPTVEAIGGESRLLRGGKEYSFDREVLNFEPSERGGVKDPALVELVKQIYSSVSKDREKTIVLVDEAHNLLKDETGRRILNKFVLEARDINTAVHLVSQNASHFTEYSDGREILDHTPGKLFFRHDNIEDSMIDYFGLSDQEIWLLERLKSGEEADHGEALLKVAGKVDARIRISSTPREHRIIETEPETHQQEEVVTWVS, from the coding sequence ATGAATGACAAGGTGGCTGTCATCGATCGGGATGCGTTGCTCAGCGTGCTGAAGGTGTCACCGGTCAACCTAGATATGGCGACGGAAACCGATCAGAACGCGTTGCACCAGTTCTTCAGGGAACTTCTGGACAAGGTACCGTATCCCATCTACCTCTACTCGAGACAGTCTCCGACCGATCTCGGTCCGTATATAGAGCGGATTACCGGCGGTGAAGGCCACGAGAAACTCAGGAGTGAATACGTTGATCATCTGCGAAGCCTGTCGCAATCGGACCTAGTGGAGACGAGACATTTCATCGCTGTCCGGACCACCGACCAGTACGAATCCCCAGGAAAAGAGCTATATCGGAGAATCCGTGAAATCCGGTCTACGCTACAGGGATTCGATCTCGAGGTCGAGCAGGTGACAGGTAGAGATCTGTTCGAGTTCCTGAAACAGGAATTCAATCCTTCGCCCGTATCAACTCGGGAGTTCTGTACCACGTCGGACAGCGGGTTCAACACGTATCGGAAACTGCTGTACGTCGATGAGTACCCGAGGAGGATCGGCTTCGGCTGGCCGCGACACGTCCAACGTGTGGATGGACTCGTCGATATCGCCCAGGTGTTTGAGCCGGTCAGTATCGACACTGCAGTAGATAAACTACGGCGGCAGTCCCGGAAGCTGGACGCTGAAATCACTGCGTTCCAGCAACACGGACACAGGGGAACCAACCATTTGGAACGGTCGCTGAGTGACGTGGAGTGGTTTCTCGACCTGTTGGCGGATCAGGAGTGCCTACCGGTCAGGCACGGCTGCTACATCACGGTTCACGGGACTGACCGGGGCCAGGTCGAAGCGACATCGAGCCGCGTTGAGTCCCAGCTCCGGGCACTGGGGATCGAATACCAGGAGCCAATGTATCGCAACGATCACGCGTACTACACCGACTCCGTGTTCTACCGGGACCGGTTGGATGAGAAGCTGCTGATGCCAACGGTTTCAGCAGCTACAGGATTCCCGTTCAGTTCACAGCCCCTCGAGAACGATACAGGCGTGCTCTACGGAGTCGATGTCGAATCGAACTCGCCGGTAGTCGTGGACAGGTTCAGCTGGAGTTCACACTCGATGGCGGTGACGGGGACACTCGGTGCCGGCAAGAGCTACCTGGCCCAACTCGAGTTGCTGAGGTCGGTCCTCGCATACCCCGGACTTCGGATCGTCGTTGTCGATCCCAAGAAGGAATTCCGTCCCACGGTAGAGGCGATCGGCGGCGAATCCAGACTACTCAGAGGTGGGAAGGAGTACAGCTTCGATCGAGAAGTGCTCAATTTCGAGCCCAGTGAAAGAGGCGGGGTCAAGGATCCGGCGTTAGTCGAACTGGTGAAACAAATCTACTCCTCGGTATCGAAGGACAGGGAGAAGACGATCGTGCTGGTTGATGAGGCACACAACCTGTTGAAGGACGAAACAGGGCGTAGAATCCTCAACAAGTTCGTCCTGGAGGCTCGCGACATCAACACCGCTGTCCATCTCGTCTCGCAGAACGCCTCACACTTCACGGAGTATAGTGACGGCAGGGAAATCCTGGATCACACACCGGGGAAGCTGTTCTTCCGCCACGACAACATCGAGGACTCGATGATCGACTACTTCGGCCTGTCAGACCAGGAAATATGGCTTCTGGAACGTTTGAAGAGCGGTGAAGAAGCTGATCACGGTGAGGCACTGCTGAAGGTAGCTGGGAAGGTCGATGCCCGTATCAGGATCAGTTCGACACCCCGTGAACACCGGATAATCGAGACCGAACCGGAAACACACCAACAAGAGGAGGTGGTGACATGGGTCTCCTGA
- a CDS encoding type IV secretory system conjugative DNA transfer family protein, which yields MNPETVKNRIKGTENRQRTYLGTRTSILDVEEDVTLRDTDRLTHVLTTGPTGYGKSQELVHVALQDAHKGYGCCIINPKGDLIDEFIAKLPEERWDDIIYINPAHPTVPSINVLEPYTNGRMTLAQQENQKEIIVSDLIDLFRRHSENWGDQFGRVLETLLHAYLELNIKNSDSHTLVDVYRSVINQNALTDLIDQVRDPVVREQLARVKEDMTSYEMEPLQRRLNDFMMNSAIRRVINANGTGINFQEAVDSQKLILVDVQKGEVGATVSELVGSIITKIWAAVQSRVTQPIDERTPFYLFVDEVQNYSGEGSNFAKILSEAREYRLGCWLATQYLHQLERKMQKAVVNNINTKIAFNPGSSEDLTRIAGMLQGIDKDDLAELGRFRAAIQTPDNGNRDNARIIDTYPPWDANRGHVADIKHRSGTSATQGTSLSPSLGPGTNSGGEKHRELLTTAKQRLEERGLRVDLLYQDVGTEKPDGHVHLPTGDVVNLEAEHTTLSKPAKVLENLERAAEDGRECIFVVEEGNADTLRNIVEDPVNRSGDRYRDQHGSYDFYTEDGEPYTRIEKLEDANYRTLEVQARETETGHEELREKDRRVLECIREGKDDVQKITEATCLENHEVNYCFRKLKDLDLVEIEKPEGKVERVIDGQKRVFQAPKKASLTELGYRSLV from the coding sequence ATGAACCCTGAAACCGTTAAGAACCGCATCAAAGGTACTGAAAACCGCCAAAGAACCTACCTCGGAACTCGGACGTCAATACTGGATGTCGAAGAAGACGTCACGCTCCGCGATACTGATCGGTTGACGCACGTCTTGACGACAGGTCCAACAGGATACGGGAAGAGCCAGGAACTGGTTCACGTCGCGTTGCAGGACGCCCACAAGGGGTACGGCTGCTGTATCATCAACCCGAAGGGCGACCTGATCGACGAGTTCATCGCGAAGCTCCCCGAGGAACGGTGGGACGATATCATCTACATCAATCCAGCACATCCAACCGTTCCCTCGATCAACGTCCTCGAACCCTATACGAATGGGCGGATGACCCTGGCACAGCAGGAAAACCAGAAGGAGATCATCGTCTCCGACCTCATCGACCTGTTCCGACGGCACAGCGAAAACTGGGGCGACCAGTTCGGACGGGTCCTCGAAACCCTCCTCCACGCCTACCTCGAGCTCAACATCAAAAACAGCGACTCGCATACACTGGTCGACGTCTACCGCAGCGTCATCAATCAGAATGCACTCACCGACCTGATTGACCAAGTCAGGGACCCGGTCGTTCGGGAGCAACTGGCCCGGGTCAAAGAGGACATGACGTCATACGAGATGGAGCCGTTACAGCGCCGGCTCAACGACTTCATGATGAACTCGGCGATCCGACGAGTGATCAATGCCAACGGCACGGGCATCAACTTCCAGGAAGCGGTAGACAGCCAGAAACTTATCCTGGTAGACGTCCAGAAAGGAGAGGTCGGAGCCACCGTCTCGGAACTCGTCGGCTCTATCATCACCAAGATATGGGCAGCTGTACAGAGCCGTGTCACCCAGCCTATAGATGAGCGGACACCGTTCTACCTGTTCGTCGACGAGGTACAGAACTACAGTGGTGAAGGAAGCAACTTTGCGAAGATCCTGTCCGAGGCACGGGAGTACCGGTTAGGCTGCTGGCTCGCCACCCAGTACCTCCACCAGTTGGAACGGAAAATGCAGAAAGCGGTCGTCAACAACATCAATACCAAGATCGCGTTCAACCCCGGCAGTTCAGAGGACCTGACCCGGATCGCGGGGATGCTCCAGGGAATTGACAAAGACGATCTGGCCGAGTTAGGACGGTTCAGGGCGGCCATTCAGACACCCGACAACGGAAACCGGGACAACGCCAGAATCATCGATACCTACCCACCGTGGGACGCCAACAGAGGTCACGTCGCCGACATCAAACACCGGAGCGGTACGTCAGCCACACAGGGGACCAGCCTTAGCCCATCTCTCGGCCCGGGAACGAACAGTGGCGGGGAAAAGCACCGGGAACTCCTTACGACCGCGAAACAGCGGCTCGAGGAACGCGGTCTCCGCGTCGATCTGCTCTATCAGGATGTAGGTACCGAGAAACCGGACGGCCACGTCCACCTACCGACCGGTGACGTTGTCAACCTCGAGGCCGAGCACACGACGCTGTCGAAACCCGCCAAAGTCCTCGAGAACCTTGAGCGGGCAGCCGAAGACGGCCGAGAGTGTATCTTCGTTGTCGAGGAAGGAAACGCCGATACGCTCAGGAACATCGTCGAGGATCCGGTGAACCGGAGCGGCGACCGATACCGGGACCAACACGGGAGCTACGATTTCTACACCGAGGACGGAGAACCATATACCCGGATCGAGAAACTGGAGGATGCCAACTACCGGACGCTCGAGGTCCAGGCCCGGGAAACCGAAACCGGACACGAGGAACTCCGGGAGAAAGATCGTAGAGTCCTCGAGTGTATCCGGGAGGGGAAGGACGACGTGCAGAAGATCACGGAAGCAACCTGCTTGGAGAACCACGAGGTCAACTACTGCTTCAGGAAACTCAAGGACCTTGACCTGGTAGAGATAGAAAAGCCCGAGGGAAAGGTCGAACGCGTGATTGACGGCCAGAAACGGGTGTTCCAAGCACCGAAGAAAGCTTCTCTCACCGAATTGGGGTACCGATCCCTCGTATAG
- a CDS encoding tyrosine-type recombinase/integrase, with protein MGDDWYETVYENKHDEINQFIEQKHNTGRSPRTLNEYSRILQRFYHEYFPELSPEETEVKHIEEYIALLGERDVSQNTKRRYLESLSAFFSYAMKRPRFEGITGNPAAVVMEEIPKQYRERPDCATWENGRKIIHNIPDPRNKTIAVILAKTGCRLSEALEIEMDDLMLEEGLIRLRKRKGGKQTVVPVDEETIRVVERFQFIRSSEDSDYLFVSIRGDRISKAQVQRAVRRAAVDAGVMQEGEDRFHKKFTPHTYRTVFTTLMRNQGISDHVLRYIRGDSNGETMDIYTRVDRREAREEYLDCIKTLNL; from the coding sequence ATGGGTGACGACTGGTACGAGACGGTCTACGAGAACAAGCACGATGAGATCAACCAGTTCATCGAGCAGAAACACAACACTGGACGGAGCCCGAGGACACTGAACGAGTACAGCCGGATACTTCAACGGTTCTACCACGAGTACTTCCCCGAGTTATCGCCGGAGGAAACAGAGGTGAAACACATCGAGGAGTACATCGCACTGCTGGGAGAACGTGACGTAAGCCAGAACACCAAGAGGCGGTACCTCGAGAGCCTGTCGGCCTTCTTCAGCTACGCCATGAAACGGCCACGGTTCGAAGGCATCACCGGTAACCCTGCAGCGGTCGTGATGGAGGAGATCCCGAAACAGTACCGGGAACGGCCCGACTGCGCCACCTGGGAGAACGGACGGAAGATCATCCACAACATCCCTGATCCCCGGAACAAGACCATCGCAGTCATACTCGCGAAGACCGGGTGCCGTTTGAGCGAAGCGCTGGAGATCGAGATGGACGACCTCATGCTCGAGGAGGGGCTCATCCGCCTAAGAAAACGGAAAGGCGGCAAACAGACCGTTGTCCCGGTCGACGAGGAAACCATACGGGTGGTAGAACGGTTCCAGTTCATCCGTTCCAGCGAGGACTCGGACTACCTCTTCGTATCGATACGGGGTGACAGGATATCGAAGGCACAGGTGCAGCGAGCGGTCCGCAGGGCAGCGGTCGACGCCGGAGTGATGCAGGAAGGCGAAGACCGTTTCCACAAGAAGTTCACCCCGCACACCTACCGGACGGTCTTCACCACCCTGATGCGGAACCAGGGGATAAGCGACCACGTCCTCCGGTACATCCGCGGCGACAGCAACGGCGAGACCATGGACATCTACACCCGAGTCGACCGCCGTGAGGCCCGGGAGGAGTACCTCGACTGTATCAAAACCCTGAATCTCTAA